In Nostoc edaphicum CCNP1411, the sequence GATAGAAATGCGATCGCTTGGTTTAACTGTCAACTGTGCCAATGCACCATAAGCACCATTGAACAAACCATTATTGAGGGTAGGATCATTCGCTGTACCACTCAAATACCCTAGACTTAGTGCCAATTTGTCACTGAACTCGTGCGTTACTCCCAACCCCGCGCCGCCTATTTGGCTATAAATTGGGTTGCGTGTACCAAAGGTAGACAAAGCACCAAAAGCACCATCACCGTCAAAGATATTGACAGTGCTAGTAATATCGTCTGCTGCACCTGCATTAGCGATCGCGATAACCTGTGTTTTTTCGCCCAAAGGAAATCTGTAGAAGAGTGCATCTATTGCTGCATTAGTAGTACCATCTTCGCCAGCAAAGAATAAGTTACCCTCTGGTGTACCAATATTCGGACTAAGAATATTATTAGCCTGGATTCTGGTAAAGAGCGTATCTTGTCCTGTGAAGCTGGTGACAAATTCTACCCGCGCCCGTACTCCTAATGTTGTATTCTCGTCTGTAATTTCTGCACCGTTGACTGTATTTCCTGACAAAACATCGCTAACGACAGCAACAACTTGTCCTTGCAGTTTGGTTGTGGTTGAGAACTGATTCGCCTCCAATTCAGCAGTGCGTACTTCTACTGCATCTACACGACCTCGCAGTGTCGCCAGTTCTGCGGAATAATCTTCTTGCAGCTTTTGTAATGTGGCTAAATCTTCTTTGTTAACTAAATCGCCTGTAGCTGTTGCAATTAGTTCGTTAACCCGATCAAGACAAGCATTCAAACCGGCAGCAAACTCATATCGCGTTAATGCCCGATTACCGCGATAAGTGCTATTTGGGTATCCTGCAATACAGCCATAGCGCTCAACTAACGACTGCAATGCTTGGAATGCCCAGTCGGTGGGTTGTACGTCAGAAAATTGAGACACGGAGGTAACTTGCCCCATTATCTGATCTGGCGCTATGTTCTGAGTTTTTGTATCTGGATTGGCTAAAACTTGCGGTTGGTTGATTTCAGAATTGCTGGAAGTTTCACCTGCAAATGCAGCAGTATTCACAAATAGCATTACGCTACAAACTGCTGGACTAACTATCAGATATTTACAGAATTTTTGCATTTTTTTCCTCACACCAATCTCCAATTCACACCTAAACTACGTTTTTTTAAACGTTTATTTCATGAAAATATTTCTCAGTAATTTTATCAGAACTAAGCAAACTTTTTAACAAAAAAAGTCAAGAAATCCTAATTATTCATGGAAAACTAAATTGCAGAGGGTTGTACCGTCTGCAAAAGTTTTGTTGTTATTCATTACACAGGAAATTCAGAATGATATGATGTGCTGTGAATGAGAATGAGAATTATTATAGTATAAAATCAATAATCAGTCTCATTGTCAATAGGAATTATGACAGAGGCAGAACAAGCATCCGTTTTGAGGGGAAAACACCGTGATAATGAATTACAGGGGACTTAGAATAGGCAGACAAAGAAGCAGTATCTTGTCTATAATTGCTCTGCTAATGTTGTCAATGGCTAGCTGTAGCCAATCGAATCCGAATCAGGGAACAACTTCTGAACAGTCGCCGCAAGCACAGGAAGCGGCTTCTACCCCAACGGCGCAGTCGGGAAAAACTAAAGTAGTGGCGACATTTTTGCCGATATATTTGTTTACTAAGGCAGTAGCTGGGAATGTGGCAGATGTAGAAATTCTAGTGCCGCCTGGTACGGAGGTACATGAATACCAAGCGACACCGCAAAATGTCAAAGCGATCGCTACTGCGAATGTGTTAGTAAAAAATGGTTTAGGTTTGGAGGAATTTCTGGAAAATACTATCAAAAATGCAGAAAATAAAAAACTAACTGAAATTGATGCCAGTAAAGGTATTAAACCTTTAA encodes:
- a CDS encoding iron uptake porin, producing MQKFCKYLIVSPAVCSVMLFVNTAAFAGETSSNSEINQPQVLANPDTKTQNIAPDQIMGQVTSVSQFSDVQPTDWAFQALQSLVERYGCIAGYPNSTYRGNRALTRYEFAAGLNACLDRVNELIATATGDLVNKEDLATLQKLQEDYSAELATLRGRVDAVEVRTAELEANQFSTTTKLQGQVVAVVSDVLSGNTVNGAEITDENTTLGVRARVEFVTSFTGQDTLFTRIQANNILSPNIGTPEGNLFFAGEDGTTNAAIDALFYRFPLGEKTQVIAIANAGAADDITSTVNIFDGDGAFGALSTFGTRNPIYSQIGGAGLGVTHEFSDKLALSLGYLSGTANDPTLNNGLFNGAYGALAQLTVKPSDRISIGLTYINSYNQPLLTGSNAATFQDIAAIQGLPEDQVGFSSNSYGVQASIGITDNIVLGGWAGYTNSQSLRGTSGDVDIWNYAVTLGFPDLGKKGSLAGIIAGVEPKLTSSSIAGLDSDPDTSYHLEAFYQYKLSDNITITPGVIWLTSPDHNNSNDDVVIGALRTTFSF